The genomic window CGAGAGCACGACGGCGATGAGGAAGAACAGCGTCGCGTTGGCCATCTGGTAGGCGTAGTCGCCGCCCGAGAATCCGGTGAAGATCGTCATCGCGATGCTGCGGGTGGCGGTGCCCGGCCCGCCGTTGGTGAGACCCACGATGATGTCGTAGGCGTTGAGGAAGTTCTTGAACCCCAGGATCACGTTGATGACGACGTACCCTGCCACCAGCGGCAGGGTGATGCGCAGCATCTGCTGACCCTTGCCGGCTCCGTCGATGGATGCCGCCTCGTACACCTCGCCGGGAATGGAGAGCAGGCCCGCGATGTAGATGAGCAGGGTCCCCGGAATCGCCTGCCAGGCCGCGACGATCACGATCGCCAGCCACGCCAGGTCGGGGTTGGCGAGGATGCTCTGGCTCAACCACCCGATCCCCCACGCTTCCCCCAGGGCGGGCAGGGAGTTGGAGAAGAGGAAGTTGAAGACGTAGGCGATGATGATGCCCGAGATCACCATGGGGATGACGAACACCGCACGCAGCCCGGTCTTCAGCCGGATGTGGGAGGTGAGTCCCACCGCGAGGAGGAACGCGACGACGTTCACGACGATCACAGTGGTGATGGCGAAGAAGAACGTGAACAGGTAGCTCTGCAGGATCGCCGGGTCGCTGAACACCGCGAGGTAGTTGATCAGCCCGATGAACTCCCAGTCCCCGAAGCCGATGGAGTTGGTGAAGCTGAAGAAGATGCCGATCACCGCGGGCAGCGTGATCGCGAGCGTGAACAGGATCAGGCTCGGCAGCAGGAAGAGGTAGTAGACCCCCTCGACCTTGCGCCGGGGGCGGGCCTTTCCCTTCGCGGCGCTGCGGCCGCGCGCCCTGACCGCGGGAGGTGCTCCCGCCGTCACCGTCGTGGATGCCATGTGTCTCCCCTTTCGGCCCGGGCTACTGGCGCAGCGCCAGTCGAGCCCAATCGGCATCCAGCGTCCGCAGCATGCGCTGCGGGTCCGCTCCGGTGACGAT from Microbacterium sp. zg-Y625 includes these protein-coding regions:
- a CDS encoding carbohydrate ABC transporter permease, with product MASTTVTAGAPPAVRARGRSAAKGKARPRRKVEGVYYLFLLPSLILFTLAITLPAVIGIFFSFTNSIGFGDWEFIGLINYLAVFSDPAILQSYLFTFFFAITTVIVVNVVAFLLAVGLTSHIRLKTGLRAVFVIPMVISGIIIAYVFNFLFSNSLPALGEAWGIGWLSQSILANPDLAWLAIVIVAAWQAIPGTLLIYIAGLLSIPGEVYEAASIDGAGKGQQMLRITLPLVAGYVVINVILGFKNFLNAYDIIVGLTNGGPGTATRSIAMTIFTGFSGGDYAYQMANATLFFLIAVVLSLLQLRLTRGRNVF